AGCGCGTTATCCACTGCCACGAGACCCTGGTGCGACGCGACATGTGCCAGCATCATGTTCCCCGTCACGTCGCCGATGGCGTAGATGCCCGGCACGTTGGTCTCCATCTTATCATTTACCGTGATCTCGCCGCGTTTGCCGATGACCACTCCGACAGTATCAAGCCCGAGGTTTTCCGAGTTCATGCTCCGGCCGATGGAAACGAGTATCCGTTCGGCCCTGGCCTCTGTCCCGTTCGACAGCTTCGCTACCATCATTCCATCCGGGCCCTTGTCCACCTTTTCTACTTTCACGTTCGTCACGAGCTTGATCTTTGCCTTTTTCAGCTCCCGTTCGAGGATCCCGGACATCTCCTCGTCCTCGGTCGAGATCGCGTGCGCCATCATCTCGACCATGGTCACTTCCGCGCCAAAGACATTGTAGATAAATGCGAACTCGCAACCGATCACTCCCGCGCCGATGATGAGAAGGCTTTTGGGTATATCCTTGAGCTGGATCGCTTCATCGCTCGTGATCACACTCTCTCCGTCGAAGGGGAACCCGGGCAGCTTCGCGGGCCGCGAGCCTGTGGCAATAATGACCTTGTCGAACCTCACGTCCACTACCGTGCCGTCCTTCCGGACCACCCGCACCATACCGGGCGAGAGTATTGAACCGCGGCCCTCGATGAGGTTCACGCCCCAGCTCTTGAACAGGCTCCGGATGCCCTTGACCTGGGTGGATACGACCTTGTCCTTGCGCTCGCGGATCTTTGTCAGGTTATAGCTTACCTCTCCCGACACCTGAATGCCGAAA
This genomic window from Nitrospirota bacterium contains:
- the lpdA gene encoding dihydrolipoyl dehydrogenase, producing the protein MTIKLTIIGAGPGGYVAAIRAAQKGAEVTVVEGAEVGGTCLNWGCIPTKTLIASAEALVRTRHAADFGIQVSGEVSYNLTKIRERKDKVVSTQVKGIRSLFKSWGVNLIEGRGSILSPGMVRVVRKDGTVVDVRFDKVIIATGSRPAKLPGFPFDGESVITSDEAIQLKDIPKSLLIIGAGVIGCEFAFIYNVFGAEVTMVEMMAHAISTEDEEMSGILERELKKAKIKLVTNVKVEKVDKGPDGMMVAKLSNGTEARAERILVSIGRSMNSENLGLDTVGVVIGKRGEITVNDKMETNVPGIYAIGDVTGNMMLAHVASHQGLVAVDNALGGDSRMDYNVVPAGIFTMPEIGSVGLREKQAIEKGIKYRVGRFPFRGLGKAHAMGEITGMAKIIADEDTDKVIGVHICGAHATDLIHEGALAIKMGATARQLGDMIHAHPTLAEALMEAAEDVHTMAVHVMKEK